A window of Mucilaginibacter paludis DSM 18603 contains these coding sequences:
- a CDS encoding helix-turn-helix domain-containing protein, giving the protein MEIKSKVGSRIREIREKNGISQKDLSYTADLDRSYIASVENGQRNISIVNLEKIAKALKVNLSELFQGV; this is encoded by the coding sequence ATGGAAATTAAGTCCAAAGTAGGCAGCCGGATAAGAGAAATCCGTGAAAAAAACGGTATTTCGCAAAAAGACTTATCCTATACTGCTGATTTAGACAGAAGTTACATTGCAAGCGTTGAAAACGGCCAAAGAAATATCTCGATTGTCAACTTAGAAAAGATAGCCAAAGCATTAAAAGTTAACCTGAGCGAACTATTTCAAGGAGTATAA
- a CDS encoding phytase — MNLNTFCFAPLALIFLNTACLHAPIDDTTAVKPVIITEAVKYDTDDPAIWINKADPAKSLVIGTDKDADGALYVFDLQGKIVADKVVRGLKRPNNVDLAYGLMLNGKPTDIAITTERITHKLRIFSLPDMKPVDNGGLDMFVGETGAEFRDLMGIAIYTAKNGKMYAVVGRKSGPKTGGYIWQYLLGDDGSGKVKATLVRKFGEYSGKKEIEAIAVDNELGYIYYSDEQVGVRQYYADPEKGDKQLAIFATSGFKADHEGISIYKLTKNTGYILVSDQGANRFQVFSREGTKQNPFEHRLLKVVPVQAQQSDGSDVVNIPLNDTFKHGLFVVMSDDRTFHYYRWEDIAGKTLQVK, encoded by the coding sequence ATGAATTTAAATACGTTTTGCTTTGCTCCACTTGCTTTAATATTTTTAAATACAGCCTGCTTGCACGCACCAATTGATGATACCACTGCTGTTAAGCCTGTAATTATTACCGAAGCGGTAAAGTATGATACCGATGATCCGGCGATTTGGATCAACAAAGCCGATCCGGCCAAAAGTTTGGTAATTGGTACTGATAAGGATGCCGACGGTGCCTTATATGTGTTTGACCTGCAAGGAAAAATAGTAGCAGACAAGGTGGTTAGGGGTTTAAAGCGCCCCAATAACGTTGACCTGGCTTACGGCCTGATGTTGAACGGCAAGCCTACCGACATTGCCATTACCACGGAGCGGATCACCCACAAGCTCCGTATATTTTCGTTACCGGATATGAAACCGGTTGACAATGGCGGGCTGGACATGTTTGTTGGCGAAACCGGCGCCGAGTTTCGCGATCTGATGGGCATAGCCATCTACACGGCAAAAAACGGTAAAATGTATGCGGTTGTTGGCCGTAAAAGCGGACCTAAAACAGGCGGCTATATTTGGCAATATCTATTAGGCGACGACGGCAGCGGAAAGGTTAAGGCCACGCTGGTACGCAAGTTTGGTGAATACAGCGGTAAAAAGGAAATTGAAGCGATAGCCGTTGATAACGAATTGGGATACATTTATTATTCGGATGAGCAGGTAGGCGTTCGCCAGTACTATGCCGACCCGGAGAAAGGGGATAAACAACTGGCCATTTTTGCCACCAGTGGCTTTAAGGCCGACCATGAAGGCATCTCGATTTATAAGCTCACTAAAAATACCGGTTACATTTTGGTATCAGATCAGGGTGCAAACCGCTTCCAGGTGTTTAGTCGCGAAGGCACCAAACAAAATCCCTTTGAACACCGCCTGCTAAAAGTAGTACCCGTACAGGCCCAACAAAGCGATGGATCGGATGTGGTTAACATACCACTCAATGACACCTTTAAACATGGCCTTTTTGTAGTGATGAGCGATGATCGTACTTTTCATTATTACCGATGGGAGGATATTGCGGGGAAGACTTTGCAGGTGAAATAA
- a CDS encoding TonB-dependent receptor: protein MNKILSILFPLLFCAAIASATKIKGHVYDKQSGEALVGATVFLDKTGKVTSTGLDGSFELKDVPAGPATIRITYITYQTIVKEITILKEDNPHLKFYMEPASKSLAEVSVSAATSGSNDHDARRIEQKATQLMNIVSGKAIEISPDLTVANVVQRVSGVSIERNSNGDGQYAIIRGMDKRYNYTMVNGVKIPSPDNKYRYIPLDLFPSDLLERLEVYKTLTPNLEGDAIGGVVNMVMKNAPDHFQVNANLSTGYSQLFFDRNFTSYNSSGINHQSPYELNGSKYNATQADFTKGTLDYTSKKPAPNLIGSLSIGQRFLDNKLGVIVAGSYQNTYRGSNSTFYSSSVNGTDQYAVITSKSYREYSDQQKRLGVQGKVDYVFNQNNKISLYNVYVNLINQQLRDAVSTSYNGVYDPAKGNAELTYTTRSRLTEQQIYNSTLHGDHHFFDGKFKVEWSAVYSSAKNDVPDNTSISLNGIQQNFQQSRTSLVNTSPVNRRWERNTDEDKAGYLDLTYNVFRGEKKLDLMAGGLYRDKQRSSFYNNYALGAREGHSGDLYGVDFKNYTDLVLVVSNPTGAVANSLTYDASEKTGAGYGMFRFTSAKTEITGGARVEHTNQGYNLLFPAGETNPSGSQIYTDVLPSLTVKYHLNQKAQLHASYYKALNRPGFYEIVPSKVINEEYQERGNPNLKRALADNYDLRYELFPGASEQLLIGAFYKKIKDPIEYTFQADATRGQDVYYSPGNFGTANNYGAELDYIKFFHKIGVKANYTYTHSRITTPKTARRINATTGDIEAYLVDQSRPLYGQAENVGNLSLFYKDTKKGWDAQLAGSYIGERINTVSQFLNNDLWQKGQIQVDASAEKRFKHGLSVFAKANNIFNSPAKLFIKGTNAENDKIKENLVSNGQTLIRADYYGQNYLIGLRYKFN, encoded by the coding sequence ATGAACAAAATTTTATCAATCTTATTTCCTCTCCTTTTTTGTGCTGCAATAGCGAGCGCAACAAAGATAAAGGGCCATGTTTATGATAAGCAGTCGGGCGAGGCGTTGGTAGGCGCTACCGTATTTTTAGATAAAACAGGCAAGGTAACCAGTACCGGCCTTGATGGTTCTTTCGAACTAAAGGATGTACCTGCGGGGCCCGCAACTATCCGTATCACTTACATTACCTATCAAACTATTGTAAAGGAAATCACTATCCTGAAAGAAGATAATCCGCATTTAAAGTTTTATATGGAGCCTGCATCAAAAAGCCTTGCCGAGGTTAGCGTGAGCGCGGCAACAAGCGGGTCTAACGATCATGATGCGAGGCGTATCGAACAGAAGGCCACCCAGCTGATGAACATCGTATCGGGCAAGGCCATCGAAATTTCGCCCGATTTAACCGTGGCTAACGTAGTGCAGCGGGTATCGGGCGTATCCATAGAGCGGAATAGCAACGGCGACGGGCAGTACGCTATTATACGTGGTATGGATAAGCGCTATAACTACACTATGGTTAATGGTGTTAAAATTCCAAGCCCTGATAACAAATACCGTTATATTCCGCTCGACTTGTTCCCTTCCGACCTGTTGGAAAGGCTTGAAGTTTATAAAACCCTCACGCCAAATTTGGAGGGCGACGCTATCGGCGGTGTTGTAAATATGGTGATGAAAAATGCACCCGATCATTTCCAGGTGAATGCCAATTTATCAACCGGGTATAGCCAGTTGTTTTTTGATCGCAACTTCACCAGCTATAATTCGTCAGGTATTAACCATCAATCGCCTTATGAGCTTAATGGCAGTAAATACAACGCCACCCAGGCCGATTTTACAAAAGGTACGTTAGATTATACTTCAAAAAAGCCTGCACCTAATTTAATTGGTAGTTTATCTATCGGCCAGCGTTTTTTGGATAACAAATTGGGTGTCATCGTAGCGGGCAGTTATCAAAATACCTATCGCGGCAGCAACAGTACTTTTTACAGTTCATCTGTAAACGGTACCGATCAGTATGCTGTGATAACAAGTAAAAGTTACCGCGAATATTCCGACCAGCAAAAGCGTTTAGGCGTACAAGGCAAAGTTGATTATGTTTTTAATCAGAATAACAAAATCAGCTTGTACAACGTGTATGTAAACCTGATTAACCAGCAGCTCAGAGATGCTGTAAGTACCAGCTATAACGGCGTTTACGACCCCGCTAAAGGTAATGCCGAATTAACCTACACTACGCGTTCCCGCTTAACCGAGCAACAGATTTATAACAGCACCCTGCACGGCGATCATCATTTTTTTGATGGCAAATTTAAGGTGGAATGGTCGGCAGTATATTCATCGGCAAAAAATGATGTGCCCGATAATACAAGCATCAGTTTGAACGGCATTCAGCAAAATTTTCAGCAAAGCCGTACATCGTTGGTCAATACCTCGCCGGTTAACCGCCGCTGGGAGCGCAATACCGACGAGGACAAAGCCGGGTACCTTGATTTAACCTATAATGTATTCCGTGGCGAAAAAAAGCTGGATTTGATGGCGGGCGGCTTGTATCGCGATAAGCAAAGAAGTAGCTTTTATAACAATTACGCTCTTGGAGCAAGAGAAGGCCATTCGGGCGATCTGTATGGTGTCGATTTTAAAAATTATACCGACCTGGTACTGGTTGTAAGCAATCCAACCGGAGCCGTAGCTAACTCGTTAACTTATGATGCCAGCGAGAAAACGGGTGCCGGTTACGGGATGTTCCGTTTCACATCGGCAAAAACAGAGATTACCGGTGGCGCGCGTGTTGAGCATACCAATCAGGGTTATAACCTGTTGTTCCCGGCCGGCGAAACCAATCCGTCGGGCAGCCAGATTTATACCGATGTATTGCCAAGCTTAACGGTAAAGTATCATTTAAACCAAAAGGCGCAATTGCATGCATCTTATTACAAGGCATTAAACCGCCCGGGCTTTTACGAGATAGTACCCAGCAAGGTAATTAACGAGGAATACCAGGAACGCGGCAACCCCAATTTGAAACGTGCCCTGGCTGATAATTATGATCTGCGCTACGAACTGTTCCCCGGTGCATCTGAGCAATTATTGATTGGCGCATTTTACAAAAAGATAAAAGATCCGATAGAGTACACTTTTCAGGCTGATGCAACACGCGGGCAGGATGTTTATTACAGCCCCGGAAATTTCGGCACGGCCAATAACTACGGCGCCGAGTTGGATTATATCAAGTTTTTTCACAAGATAGGCGTAAAAGCTAATTATACGTATACCCATTCGCGCATTACCACCCCAAAAACGGCCCGGAGGATTAACGCTACAACGGGAGATATCGAAGCTTATTTGGTTGATCAGTCGCGGCCGCTATATGGCCAGGCAGAAAATGTAGGTAACCTGTCGTTATTTTATAAAGACACCAAAAAAGGCTGGGATGCCCAATTGGCAGGTTCTTATATCGGCGAGCGTATCAACACAGTATCGCAGTTTTTAAATAACGACCTTTGGCAAAAAGGTCAGATCCAGGTAGATGCATCAGCCGAGAAAAGGTTTAAACACGGGTTAAGTGTATTTGCTAAAGCGAATAATATTTTCAATAGCCCAGCCAAGCTGTTTATCAAAGGCACCAACGCTGAGAATGATAAGATCAAAGAAAATCTTGTTTCTAACGGCCAAACGCTCATCCGTGCCGATTATTACGGGCAAAACTACCTTATAGGGCTAAGGTATAAGTTTAACTAA
- a CDS encoding tetratricopeptide repeat protein produces the protein MLKSFYLLIIFLGIAASGLFAQQNQLLSIGALSQQHPDSALIILKKMYAQAVDKKDDITEGRCLQQMGQICYNQGHFAQALEFYIHADKIFSVNNQPDLQAANLGETGVLYYYNKQMGKSRVMYNKALAIYKQNNNLKGQAEILGNIGHLYEKSRQYDSAFYYQNLALKTYNQANYKKGAAKIYENLGSIYEDLARYDSSYVCFEKSLRLYNEEHNEVASIEVVNNLGDILRKTGRYAESVVQSRRAMALARQTGNIYQLAACSKDLGKVYQLMNRMDSAYHYAELSRKYSLEIYSKDGVNQTAFLQVLYDMDKKSNEIMRLNNIRKMNQVIVVAVGVVVVLVVVLGLVIFSRQRLKIKDQHTLAKQKEAEHLVMQLQIKNQQLEEESLKQQLELKSRELSNHTLNLIRNNQLLENMRATLQAMVKDDKRDQKKQMQQIILQINDSFNHEQHWKEFTTAFEQVHQQFFESIKQHSNELTSTDMRLIALLRINLNSNDIAALLGISVDSLRVSRYRLRKKLNISQGGSLTAFIQSL, from the coding sequence ATGCTGAAATCATTTTATTTGTTGATCATATTTTTAGGTATCGCAGCCAGCGGTTTATTTGCACAACAAAATCAACTCCTTTCTATCGGCGCTCTTAGTCAGCAACATCCGGATTCGGCACTCATCATTTTAAAAAAAATGTATGCCCAGGCGGTCGATAAAAAAGATGATATAACTGAAGGCCGTTGTTTGCAACAAATGGGACAGATTTGTTATAACCAGGGGCACTTTGCGCAAGCCTTGGAGTTTTATATCCACGCCGACAAAATCTTCAGCGTAAACAACCAGCCCGACCTGCAGGCTGCCAACCTGGGCGAAACCGGTGTGCTTTATTATTATAACAAGCAAATGGGCAAATCAAGGGTTATGTATAACAAGGCTTTGGCTATTTATAAACAAAATAACAACTTAAAAGGGCAGGCCGAGATATTAGGAAATATAGGGCACCTTTACGAGAAGAGCCGCCAGTATGATAGTGCTTTTTATTATCAAAACCTGGCGCTTAAAACCTACAATCAGGCCAATTACAAAAAAGGGGCAGCCAAAATTTACGAAAATCTGGGTAGTATATACGAGGATCTGGCCCGGTATGATTCTTCGTACGTGTGTTTTGAAAAATCATTGCGGCTTTACAATGAAGAGCATAATGAGGTAGCTTCCATTGAGGTTGTTAATAACCTGGGCGATATTTTGCGCAAAACGGGCCGTTATGCCGAGAGCGTAGTGCAATCGCGAAGGGCGATGGCCCTGGCAAGGCAAACTGGTAATATTTACCAACTGGCGGCATGCAGTAAAGATTTGGGCAAGGTATATCAACTGATGAACCGCATGGATAGCGCCTACCATTACGCCGAACTCAGCCGGAAATATTCGTTGGAAATTTACTCTAAAGACGGTGTAAACCAAACCGCCTTTTTGCAGGTGCTCTATGATATGGATAAAAAGAGCAACGAGATTATGCGCCTCAACAACATCCGCAAAATGAACCAGGTTATTGTAGTGGCGGTAGGGGTGGTGGTAGTGTTAGTTGTTGTTTTGGGTCTGGTTATTTTTAGCCGCCAACGTTTAAAAATAAAAGATCAGCATACGCTGGCCAAACAAAAGGAGGCCGAGCACCTGGTAATGCAGCTTCAGATTAAAAACCAGCAACTGGAAGAGGAAAGTTTAAAACAACAGCTGGAGTTAAAAAGCCGCGAACTATCTAACCATACCCTAAACCTGATTAGAAATAACCAATTGCTCGAAAACATGCGCGCTACCTTACAGGCTATGGTTAAAGATGATAAACGCGACCAGAAAAAACAAATGCAGCAAATTATACTCCAAATAAACGATAGCTTTAACCATGAGCAGCATTGGAAGGAGTTTACTACTGCTTTTGAGCAAGTACATCAACAGTTTTTTGAAAGTATTAAGCAGCACAGCAATGAGCTTACTTCAACCGATATGAGGTTGATAGCGCTGTTACGAATCAACCTCAACTCGAATGACATCGCCGCTTTGCTGGGCATCTCTGTTGATAGCTTGCGGGTATCGCGGTACAGGCTTCGTAAAAAGCTCAATATCTCGCAGGGCGGCAGCCTTACCGCCTTTATTCAAAGCTTGTAA